NNNNNNNNNNNNNNNNNNNNNNNNNNNNNNAAATACATCGAATTATAAGTAGtttatgtagtactactatttcttGGATAGTAATCATATCCAAACAGAAGATAtcgtttattttgtttgtttaatttccCAAAGCTAATCTAAAGCTACTCTCCATATCTCGATaatgaaaatttccataatcaAAGCGCAAAATCAGATatttaccaaaatatttaGGCTGAAGCGACTATATATAACTTATCAACCTCTCGCCTCATTCCTCATACTTCTCTAAACaccaaattcacaaatttctCCCGAAGATCAAATTAAGGCGATGGATGCGACACAAACAGAGACACGCGCTCTTGAATCGGAAACAATTTTATGGTGGCCATGGAGCATGGAGGAATACGAAACGACAGCGACGAGGTTTAATGAATTAGCCCAACATGAAGGAACTACCGTTGAGATCTTGCCTTTTCAAGCCACCCCTCCTCCCGGCTTCTCTTCCTTTCTTCCCAATTGCTACGGTTTGCATATCCGCGTCTGGACCGTAACCAACACCGACGACCACGTGGATTCGCCCGAAGACGACGTCCTTTCCAGTTTCAAGACACGTTGCTGCGACGAAACCGAccaagatgaagaagaagtttGTTGCATATGTCTAGACGATCTGTACCGAGAATCGGTGACTAGTTTGGATTGCGGGCACGAGTTCCATCCGGACTGCATACGGAGGTGGCTGGTCCGCGGTAAGAACTTCTGCCCCCTCTGCAAAGCCACAGCAATCAAGGAGCCACTTCACTTAATGCTAGATTCTCTTAGTATCAATTGACGAACTAGTTATAATAgcaactttttctttttttaaaaaaaatttggcaacTTTTATTGCTAATGTAATAGTAATTCTTTGAACTAAACGATTTAATCTTATTGTTTCATCGATTCTTGGATTTGTTGAGAGATGtattaatacaattatatGCGCTTCGATCAAAGTCATGATTTTATCCAACAATACATATGTTTGATACTCTATagattaatcaaattatgtaaaaaaagaatgagGAAAAATATAAAGGATCCTTACCACGTCTCTTTtacttaaattataaatgtcaAAATCCTAGCTCTCCGTTATTCTTGAGTATATTTTCATAGAATTTCTATGTTTGATGGAATTGAAaagtagtttaatttttgaataaatatgattattaaaattaaaacataaaacactATGTagttataatttgttttagtagaataaatactactatggCATTATGGCCTTAAGATAAGTTGACGGTTTGATTaaattgatattgatataataaataagtaaaattatatcgactttgacattaaaaaatccaaattcaaaTCCAAACCCAAGACCAACTAAACAACAAAGCATCATCCACCATGTCAATAATAGTGGAGACGCCAATTATCCCAAAAGGTCAAAATTGAGTAAAAGACGCCACTTAGTAACAAAAATTTAGTAtgaatttaagagaaaacaCTTTCAGTTATGGTAATGTCAATGATTTAGTTATATGCAATCTTTTCGATCAACACatatcctctctctctcttgactTGGCTATTGTAAATTTCCTTCCATATTaaaaaagtttcaattttttatttcaaaatttgttttgtaaGATATGACCTTCAATTAAATTGCCacacttgaataaattattcttaatattattataaataaggaAAGTATCTCCATTAGATAGAATCTACCTGAACACTACAAGAAAGGAGGTGATTTGCTAGCACCATTGTGCTCGCAAAAAAGGTAATGAAGTGCTCACAACAGCCCGTTTTGCTAGCACACTGCGAGCACCAATTGTGCTAGCTATAGCGCTTGTAGCAAATTTGCAAGTAGTTTTGCGAGCAGGAGTTATTTTGCTAGCACCATTTTGCTCGCTAATAGGAGAAGTTGACCAATGTATATATGTGCTCGCAAGTTTGCTAGCAACTCTATTGTGCTCGCAAGTTTTCTAGCACCTCTATTGTGCTAGCAGGTTTTTGACCATTTGTAATTAGTGTATTCATCTACaattctaatattattttttttaatttattatttggacaatttattaaataaaaatcataatgacaataaaaatgtaacaaaactaaaaaattatataaaattaataatattgttttacaCTTTTAGTTTATAAAGACTTAGAGCTATTTTTGACTTATCATTTCGTCAACCTATGCACTATGGCTCATCACCCGTTCCAAAACctccaaatttttttctctaaatcTGTGCGCAACTCGCATTTTGCTCTCTAATTCAGCATATGCTGCTGCATTTTGTATGCATGAGGCTTTGTCTCCTAGCAACCTGCGATCCAAATTCACATGCATTTCATCAATAACTGTATGCAAAGCTAAATGATTGACTACTAAAAAATActagcaataaaaaaatagaactgTTTTGCAATTTCGAATTTTGTGTAAAATCTCACTCATGTTCACTTCATCTCCTCCCAAGTGAACAAATTAGTACTTGAAGATCTTACTGAAATCTGGGAAACAGAATGTCAGCACATTGTTAGCTGATCATAGTTTCCGGGATGAGAAATGAGAGGACCACGTTTCATAAACAGAAATGAGATGCATCTGAGAGAATCTCATTCATAGGACCATCCTTATTTTCTTGACTTCTTATTCTCCGAGTCACTAACTCTATATCTCATGTATGTAGACCTAGTTCTAATACCATTTAGATAATTAAGTGAGAATCCTATATTTTCTTCTAATATCTGTACTACAAAAAGGTAGCATAGATCTAATCTattatataaatgtataaatacaTATGCAAAACAAGTAAGAAGATAAGAAAGCATTTTGTGGTATTAAGATGATGAGAAAGCAATTTGGCCAGTTTGAGAAAATGTAAGGAGTTCTCACCAAGAAGTGCATCTTCTCTGTGTGCCTTCTTGCACATCGGACATTAGAATAATGAACATCAGCATTTATTATAACTTAAGACAGTAAAGCCAAATACTTCATAATAAACAAATGAATCCGGATATATAGAAGGGGGATTTTACCTTCACATAGCAAAATCCTTGTGGATCAGCAGAGCTCTTGCATCCTAACACAATCCCACACCTATACTCCATGACATGTGAATTATTCTGAGTTGCATTCACATTACAATAACACAATAATAGAGCATAACCTCAACAATTAATAACAGAAGTCTTGCAATCACATAACCTCAACAATTAATAACCCTTCTGCATCTGATCCCATAACTCCAAAGTTCTGCAAAGTGCAAACATCCAAAAACCAAAAGTTAATCTATACCAAATTCCTCGAGTAGTAAAGTTATGCTGAGAGATAATATATCCCCCCTTCAGCTGATTGAAGCACGccacaaaaaatgaaagaaagtgCACATCAGTTTAAGTTGTGTTTTCCTTTGCTATAGGATATATACTCATTGATAAACAGCGACAAACATGATATAAAAATAGCTTTAGATTCTCATGTCTAAAACATCCAGTGTCACCTTTAGCCAAAATTACTAAAAGGTAAGAAATTATTTACCTTTGACAGTTGACTTGGATTACAGCAAATCTCTGCCCAACTGCCTTTGCTGACCTGCAGGACTTGTTTTTCTCAGAAATGTTATTTACAGTCACcttagaaaaaaataggtgCAGAAAAAACTAATGTTTAAAACTATTTCGAAATTTCATAATACTCACCTGAGCATCCTGCTCTTCCTTCAGAACTGGATTGTCCGAATCAACATCTGGATTGCCCatgcatttttcaatttttttaagatcAAGCCCTGATATGCAAGCAATATTAGTAGATGATTACCACAACAAAGACATGTGTGTTAATAAGAAAGACATCAATAACCACCTAAAGATTTGATGTCACCGTCAGCACTCCTTATTGTATTTCTTCTCCTTCATGGGACAtctataatttgaaaatctgTAACATAATCCCACCACATCCAAggttttttagtttcattgGCTACTCTGAACACACATAGCTGCCTCAAGTTTTCAATGACAACGTCTTTTCCCTCGTAACCTGTGCCTGAAATCTTGCTCAGGGTCTGGAGCACAATATCTTCCATGGTTATGCATTGAGGATGCAATAGTTTACCAACAAACGCCAACACACCACAATAAAATCTTCAAAGACCATCTCCATCATGCATGCACTAATTGAGCAGGGGTGCTTATGATATTAATTGTATAACTAGGTATCCAACAGATCAGGGGAAAAAAACAGAACAGAGCAGCCAAACTCTTGTTAACCAGAAGCACATGATTTACTATCAAGTCTGCTAAGTTCTTAAACTTAAATACTAATTAGTCCAACTAATTTCAGTTCTACAACACTATTCAGCAAGTTTAACTACACATTGTGatgttaataatttatatcaCAAATCATCATGTAATTATATCACAAATTATCATGATGTTAGCATCTCCATCAACTAACTTTCTCAAATCAACAtctaataagaaaaaaatcagaCTACGCGCTATATATACAGTTTGGAAGGGTACGAACCATGCTATCCTCGACCTCATCCGGCGTGGCGGAGCTCGAGCCAAACCGAGATCTTTGCATCGCTTTGTAGGCTTGATTTTTCCCCATTTTCGTGATAGTAAATTCTACAATTTTATCCAGCAATAATcgataaattttttgaagcGAGAGTCATGAAACAAGAGAACCtaaacaattaaattcatTCCATTGATTTACAGAGAATTATTGAAGATAGCAATTAGAGAGGGTTATAGAAGTACCGGCGAATCATTCCACAAAACgaaattccataaaatttcTATCAATTTCTCGGCGAAGCCAAGCAGAGGGGAATCGAGTGGATTGCTACAGAGAAAATCGGAGATTCTCCGATGAGAGCGGCGGAAGGGAGCCGCCGTGAGAGAGGACTTTCTCCAATAGGGCAGCCGGAGCAGAAAATACGAAAATTGGGTGGATTACGTAATTGGAGTATGGAGATAAGCTGAAGAATTATTAGAGATGCGGTTTTGTTTAGTGATGAATGTTTAGCATTTTTAGCCCTTCTACTTTGCGAGCACCTATTTATGCTTGCAAATTTGCGACCACGGGTACTTTGCTCGCAAGTTAGCGAGCACATGCATATGTATGCACCGTTTGACGCGATTGCGAGCACAGTAGCAAATTTGCGAGCACTATATGTGTGCTCGCATAACTCCTCATTTTATGACAAATTGGTCGTTATTTGTGGTTTTGCTCGATATCATGTTCGCTATTTTGTGAGCAGATGATATTATGCTCGAAAGTTTGCGAGCACCGGTGGTGTGCTCGCAAAAAGTTGGTCGCAAACGGAAGCTTTTTCTGTAgtggaaaaatcaaatttcaatttcaattatcGAAACAAAAGTTACTTTCCATGTGGGTCTCAATCATTAAAATTTCCATAATGAAACACAAAATCAGATATTCTTCCCAAAATAGTAATTTGAGCTAAAGCAACTTATATATATCTTCAAAGCTCACGCCATTCGTCACACTTCTCAAAACCCTAAagcttctctttctctatcaAATTTCATACCAAAACCAATGGCGATGGAACAGACATATACTCTTGAGGTTGAGCCGGTAGCGATTTTACGGTGGCCAATGGGCGCGGATGAGTTAGAGGAGTACGCGACGATGATGTACGGTTGGGATGAAGCAGCGGCGCATGATGGAGTTACTCTTAAGGTCTTGCACTTTCAAGGCTACGACGTCGTGGTCAGGGTCTGGTCGCCTCAATCCAACGGCCATATGGATTCGCCCGAAGCCGACGTTCTCTCTTGTTTCAGGACACGTCGCTGCGACGATACGGAtcaagatgaagaagaagtttGTTGCATATGTCTAGACGATATGTACCGTGGATCGGTGACTACATTGGATTGCCGCCACAAATTTCATCCTGACTGCATACGGCGGTGGCTCGTCTGTGGCGAGAACTTCTGCCCCCTCTGTAAAGCTCCGGCGATCAAGTGATTGTGATTCTCTCTTAGTTTGAATGTAAGCCTATGTTAAGATGTATGGATAGTCATGTGTAATTACTGACGATCAATGAAATAGCCTTTTTCCATATGTTGGTTGCAAACAACTAACGAGTAGTAGTAATGCATCCAAGtggtaattttttaaatagaattaaCGGTCATAATATATGAccattaacataatttaactagtaaaatgtaatactattaataagCACATATGCacatatttatacataaaaattaaatactatatgaTACTAATATAACTTAAGAAATTCAAAAGCCAAATAACTTAAAaactaatttgattttgtatttcgTGCGTGGTTTTGTATTGTGTGCCTTCATTGAAATCTAGGGCTCCCTACTAATATCGGAAAATCGTACGTCAGGTATTGGGTGGAAATGGATCCCCTGTTGTGCAAAATAGGTGTTGTGCCATTTCCATATGAATATATTTCTCCCTTGTTGACGAttatgagttttaaaaaatgtgatttggtaaaattattgaaatgtgGGTCAAGTTTTGCATGttagtttaaatatgaaatcaaCTATTTTAACAATAGGCCCACAAATTTTAgcatatttcactaataatacagttaaaaataaaagaagtagAACGTTGTTTTCTTCctcaaaaatatttctaaacTAACTACCGTCAACTGTGTTAGATGACTATTTTCTGGACAAGCCATGTTGAggtcattttataatctcATCAAATAACCAAGCATCACATTCTCCATCttctctcaaaataaagaccAGAAACAAATCTGAGATCCATCCATGGCAGCAGCTTTCGCAGCTCTAGTTTCTcttcaaaataatatactactccttatCAACAATCACCACAACCATACATTTTCCTTTGAGAGAGAACAAATTGTATCCCTTTTGGATATTGTCTGTTTCCTGATCGATTTCGTGGAAAGCTACGACGATTCCCATGGATCCAGAAGAGAAACAGCAGAAGCGTTAGAGATGCGAATTGCGCATGCAGCTCAAGTGACAGCAGATGTGATCAAAGCACATATGGTGCATCAGATCCGTTGCGGAAAGACGCGATCATCTCGTTTCCTGCTGGATCTGCACAAAGCAACCCAAGGAATGGATTACATGAGGAGAAAGGCATCAATTGTGAGTTCGCACAGTGGATTGTTGGAGCCGTCCACAaatccatcatcatcatcatccacAAAGTCAACGCCTCTTGTCACCTCTTCCAATATGGTCGGATTTGATGATATCTTACTTCAACTTCTGCATCTTCTCACCGGACCTCCGTTGCGTCGGCGAGTCATCCCCATCCAAGGCATGGGTGGAATTGGTAAGACTACTCTTGCCATAAATGCATTTAAACATCCATATACCGTGCACCACTTTGATGTTTGCCTTTGGGCAACAATATCTCAAGATTATAgcattcaaaaaattttgtcACAACTGTTGTCTTGTCTGAGAGGATCCACTAGTGGAACTGTTGATGAGATGCAAGAAAGGTTATACAAGAGTTTATACGGATTAAGATATTTGATTGTTCTTGATGATATGTGGAACCTCAAAGCATGGGATGATATGAATGTGAAATCCTTGTTTCCGGATACAAACAATGGAAGCCGAGTTGTTGTGACTACCAGGAATGCGAATGTAGCCAATCACGTGGGCGATTATCGTGTTACAATGGGTTTTCTGGATGAGGACAATAGTTGGCATCTATTTTGTCAAAATGCATTTGCAGAGCAACAAGATTGCCCTCCTGAGTTGGAGGAGACTGCAAAGAAGATAGTAGCACGGTGCAAAGGACTTCCCCTAGCAATTGTTGTTGTCGGAGGCCATCTCAGGAAGTCCCCAACGGCTCTTGCCTACTGGGAGAATGTAGCacaatcaattttgtattctaCAGGGAACGATGAGCACTGCTTGAATGTGTTATATTTGAGTTATAAATACTTGCCTGCTCATCTAAAGCCATGTTTCCTACTCCTTGGAGCATTTTGCAGAAGATGAAGAGATTTACGCTGAGGATGTTCTTAAACTTTGGATTGCTGAAGAATTTATACAACATTTTGATAATCACATATTGGAAGAGGTTGCAGCGGATTATTTATGGGATCTTCATATGAGAAATCTCATATTAATGGATAGGTTGGACTATAAGAGAGacgtatatatatttaaagtaCATGACATTGTAAGAGAATTGTGCCTACAAACTGCCAAGAAAGAGGAGTTTTTATCAGTCTTTGAAACTTCACGAGGCATAACTAGGGATCGTCGGGTTTTAATCAATGGAAAGGTGAATCATGAAACAATAACCTCAGATGCCCCAGTCCGTTGTCTGATATGCAATGGAGGTCGTTATGGTATAAACAATctgaatgacttgaaattgtTGAGAACATTGAGTAACGTTGTTACAACATTCATAAGTGAGTCTATTTTTCAACAAGTTAACTTGCGGTATCTAAATGTGAGTCTTGCTTATATCCCTCGCCGGTTTCTTTATTATGTTCCCTCGTCGATATCATTGCTTTGGAATCTGCAAatattaacaatttttatacCAAATCAATCAAAAGTAATTGCACCTTATGGGATTTGGGAGATGGTACAGCTTAAGCAGATTGAGATCGACATGATTTGTCTCATTGATCCTCTTCCTGTGGATGATGCAAATCGCATGGTTATGAGAAATCTGTACACACTTATGAAGGTTGAGAATTTCAGGCTTAGTGAAGAGGTTTGCTAGAGAATCCCGAATGTGAGAGAACTAGAGTTATCCTATTGTGATGAAGTAAGTTGGTATTACTGTCCCCGCAATCTTGGCTGCTTCCATCAGCTGCAATACCTAGCATTGGAGTTCGATGGCAATTCCAAGTGGTGTGAGTTTGCTACGAACCTCACTTTCCCAAGTTCTCTCCGGTCGTTGGGTTTAATTGGTTGTGGTGTTGATTGGGAAGAGTTGACAATGATGGTTGGATCATTGCCCCATCTTGAAAACCTTTCATTGCTACAAAATTCAGTCATTGGATCTGTTTGGACCCCTGTTGAGGGCAAATTCTGTCACTTGAAAACCTTGACTATTAATCGTTGTGGTGATTTAGTTTGTTGGAATGCAGACAACTCCCATTTTCCAGTCCTTGAATATCTTAATCTAAGAGATCTGTCTAAACTGATTGAGCTCCCATCAGGCATAGGAGAAATAGCAACGCTCGAAGATATTGAGTTGAAATACCGCAGCGCATCTTCGAGCATTTCCGCAATGAGAACATTGGCGGAACAAGAGGAGCTTGGTAATGAGAGCCTTCGACTCACTGTATATTTTCGTGGTGATGAGGAAACAATTGAAAGCTTCAAGAAGGAGGTTGAAGAAGAGAATCTCACCAGCAGTAGCAATCTGTCTCTGCATCTCATCAGTTACTAATAACATCCATTCATCTGCTCCTTGCATCTCCAAGGTCTTCTACTCCACTTAACTTCCTTTCacctttcatttcaaatttattgtgttttagttcaactataaaattattcattactccctttgtcccaagTTATTTGAATCGTATTTCATTTCTACCCGTGCCTAGAACCCGTGCTCTTCAATCTGAAGCAATATTATGGTGGCCATGGAGCATGGAAGAAATCCAACGGACAATGATCAGTTTGATTTAAGTTTCTGCACATTACTGTTGAAATCATGCTGTGGCTTGCCCCCTGTACAAAGCTCCGACGATCAAGTGATTATGATTCGCTCTTTGTTTGAATGTCATGTGTAACTATTGCCGTTCAGTGAAAAAGCgcttttttatgtatttggaaaacttttatttgatctatttagcaaatcttaatatatatacaaaatcatgaattataattaattataataataataatgtaattttattatgttggCAGTTAGTAATAATTTACTAAGAGAACCTTATCgtaattctaaaattatagatcatatttcttattattattattattattattattattattattattattattattattattattattattattattactactactactactacttattattattattattattattactactactactattattattattattattattattattattattattattattattattattaactagaaattttatgtaattataaaattccGAATCATcttattgttattataatGATCTcagttaaaatattaatcactGCAATTATTATGTCAAATAGTTGactaaatttaattgatccatataaatttagaatcataataaattatctTGATATTTCAAAAGTCATATTTTCTGGAATCGTagttcaaaaattatattttccacaatattagtacttttttttataaacaaacAAGCTCTTTAGTAAAAAAAGTctgtaattaaattatcaatctctttaccaaatttttttttttatcaatctaAAGAATCGAAATATTTGTTCTATAACAACTTGAGCTCTAAAgcataaatattagtattgtCCAATCAAATAAACGAGCAATACTACTTAAGTAATGTATTTTATTGGAGACATCTAATCGACTTCGAAAGATTAGTTTTCCCACAAAATTAGGATTACAGGActagaattttatttataattaattaaaattaaaaattaaaagtgcatcttaaattattattaaatgaaaattcaatCGTTTATGTTGTGCTTAAAAACATTGGTAATGGTGGTCCAATGATACTTTAGGGACAATGATGGATTTTCACGAGGCCCAACCATGTTTTTCATCTATTTAAGTCTTTACTTAACGAACTATTCCATATGTATACCAACTTTGTAATTGTTTTATAATGTTAAAATGAAATCAGTCTATTAAGTTTGGACgatccaaaataataaaaagagcCGAATAAATTAGGACATAGGGAGAATATAATAGTAGAGCGGAGGCATGAAGAGTTAGTAGTAGCTGGAAATATGAACGTAAAACATCTTGGACAGTTGGACTTGTAATATTTTAGAAGTATAGTTAACAATTAGTACAAATTTGAATAACATTGTTtcccataaaaaaatgtgaataaaaatcAGACACCATAATAATCAGGAAAAAGGAGatcattttttctctaaatttcACAAATACACACCATATTCTGGCATACAAATTTCCTACCACTAGATATATATACCACAGAATCTCTCAACAACAAACCTTGTTGAAACTATAAACAAAATGCTATTACCCAATAAATTAAGACAATTCTAAGAGCATAATacaaaacctaaaacatgtaACTTATACATCAAACCGCAGAACCTGGTCTGGTAACGTGAGCCAAATCATCTACAAACTGAACAACTTCGGCAGTCTTCTCCATACTCATGCTGCATGCAACCTACGACCTGAACACGCCTTCCATATTGGGAGTCTCCTGTTGAGAAAACCGTGTAATTTTCTATCAAACAGTGAAATGAACCGATTCagtaatttcaaaattaaccCAATGGGGTCTACctcgataaaattacttcccCAAATAAATTCTCTGGAAAGACTGGTGGCGACATTGTCCTCTCTTAAATACCAGACTCCAAACAGAATTTATCAGTCGGTGTACAAAACACTACTACCAAACCcgcaaataatattgaatacaatatcacaacagaaaataaaacccAGAAATAAATGcggaacaaaataaataataaagaaagaacaCACCCGAAACTTTGCTAACGGAGTTCGGCCAAATTGCCTACGTCTCTGAGGACCCTCTGCAGAGTCCGCTTATATTTAaatggagaagagaa
The nucleotide sequence above comes from Salvia hispanica cultivar TCC Black 2014 chromosome 5, UniMelb_Shisp_WGS_1.0, whole genome shotgun sequence. Encoded proteins:
- the LOC125191385 gene encoding vacuolar-sorting receptor 1-like isoform X4, which gives rise to MGNPDVDSDNPVLKEEQDAQVSKGSWAEICCNPSQLSKNFGVMGSDAEGLLIVENNSHVMEYRCGIVLGCKSSADPQGFCYVKVARRQSLMHTKCSSIC
- the LOC125191385 gene encoding vacuolar-sorting receptor 1-like isoform X6; its protein translation is MGNPDVDSDNPVLKEEQDAQVSKGSWAEICCNPSQLSKNFGVMGSDAEGLLIVENNSHVMEYRCGIVLGCKSSADPQGFCYVKAHREDALLGC
- the LOC125191385 gene encoding vacuolar-sorting receptor 1-like isoform X5, translated to MGNPDVDSDNPVLKEEQDAQVSKGSWAEICCNPSQLSKNFGVMGSDAEGLLIVENNSHVMEYRCGIVLGCKSSADPQGFCYVKKAHREDALLGC
- the LOC125191385 gene encoding vacuolar-sorting receptor 1-like isoform X2, with amino-acid sequence MGNPDVDSDNPVLKEEQDAQVSKGSWAEICCNPSQLSKNFGVMGSDAEGLLIVENNSHVMEYRCGIVLGCKSSADPQGFCYVKISVRSSSTNLFTWEEMK
- the LOC125191385 gene encoding vacuolar-sorting receptor 1-like isoform X3, whose protein sequence is MGNPDVDSDNPVLKEEQDAQVSKGSWAEICCNPSQLSKNFGVMGSDAEGLLIVENNSHVMEYRCGIVLGCKSSADPQGFCYVKAHREDALLDFSKIFKY
- the LOC125191385 gene encoding vacuolar-sorting receptor 1-like isoform X1, with product MGNPDVDSDNPVLKEEQDAQVSKGSWAEICCNPSQLSKNFGVMGSDAEGLLIVENNSHVMEYRCGIVLGCKSSADPQGFCYVKKAHREDALLDFSKIFKY
- the LOC125189329 gene encoding putative late blight resistance protein homolog R1B-17 yields the protein MAAAFAALVSLQNNILLLINNHHNHTFSFEREQIVSLLDIVCFLIDFVESYDDSHGSRRETAEALEMRIAHAAQVTADVIKAHMVHQIRCGKTRSSRFLLDLHKATQGMDYMRRKASIVSSHSGLLEPSTNPSSSSSTKSTPLVTSSNMVGFDDILLQLLHLLTGPPLRRRVIPIQGMGGIGKTTLAINAFKHPYTVHHFDVCLWATISQDYSIQKILSQLLSCLRGSTSGTVDEMQERLYKSLYGLRYLIVLDDMWNLKAWDDMNVKSLFPDTNNGSRVVVTTRNANVANHVGDYRVTMGFLDEDNSWHLFCQNAFAEQQDCPPELEETAKKIVARCKGLPLAIVVVGGHLRKSPTALAYWENVAQSILYSTGNDEHCLNVLYLSYKYLPAHLKPCFLLLGAFCRR